CATTGTTACGTCGAAGACCGAAAATGGTAAGCCAACCTATATCGAAAAGGGTCCTAATTGGCGCACGATCATTTAGGACAATAATCACTTGAAATGCATCATCAATTCGCGCCAGACTGCCATAAATTTGAATGTAATAAGTTAAATTAGTTTAGTTATGATTGAGAAATTGCACTATTTATTCAACCCAAGTACACActaaacaaaacgaaatacCAAACTCATCTTTTTGGTCACACTGGGCCGCAATTTTTACAATCCAATCACCTGCGCTAGGCCGGAGTAGATATGCAAGGCTACAACTCCTATCCAGCTGGTAACGAGAGCTTTCAGCGCAAGACTAAGCCATGGTCCGGCCGACAGCAGATGCAGAATGCCCTCCAGCCAAACTCCACGGTAAGAGATGGCAACCAGCAACATTACGACAACCGGTGCGTACTTACGTTCTACATCGTGCCGCGAGAATAGCCAAAGCAGGGTGGCCGTTGAGAGATGTTGGATGAGGAGGATGTTCGATTCGAGACAACGCTGAATGTAGATCCACGAGAATTCGGCACCTCGAGCTccaaaccacagcagcagcccgcgGGATAGGACAACTTCAGCAGCTGCCCATCCTAACCCGGCGGTGATCAGTTTGCTGTGTCCCTTTCCTGGAATCCTGGACAGCACGAAAGCAAGCCCTAGCAGGTCCACCAGATCCACACTGCAGCGCAGAAATTCCTAGCAAGGGAAGAATAAACTTGATCACCAGGTGCTCTAGCAGAAACCTTAGAAAGCAGAACCTACAGCGATAAAGTTGAACGGAGCGCCCTCGCTGAATGTATCGGTATCCGGGAAAAACGTGGCAAGCACTAGCATCTTGCAGAGTTGCGTGAACACGTATATTCCGCCAGCCTGCACGCACTTCCAGAATGCCCCATATTCGGATCTACGGTGG
The sequence above is a segment of the Anopheles darlingi chromosome 2, idAnoDarlMG_H_01, whole genome shotgun sequence genome. Coding sequences within it:
- the LOC125952413 gene encoding transmembrane protein 147 translates to MTLYHFGNCVALVYVPYYFTYKYSGLSEYGAFWKCVQAGGIYVFTQLCKMLVLATFFPDTDTFSEGAPFNFIAEFLRCSVDLVDLLGLAFVLSRIPGKGHSKLITAGLGWAAAEVVLSRGLLLWFGARGAEFSWIYIQRCLESNILLIQHLSTATLLWLFSRHDVERKYAPVVVMLLVAISYRGVWLEGILHLLSAGPWLSLALKALVTSWIGVVALHIYSGLAQVIGL